In Sphingomonas sp. KC8, the sequence GCTGGAGATCATCCGGATCGTCGAGCAGTCGCACCTGCCGGCCAAGCGCACGCTGGACAAACTCGGCATTCCCCGCCGGACGTTCTACCGCTGGTACGACCGCTATCTCGAGGGCGGGCCGGAGGCGCTGGAGGATCGCCCCTCGGCGCCGAGCCGGGTGTGGAACCGCATCACCGAGGATATCCGCGCGCAGATCGTCGAGATGGCGCTTGATGCAACCGAGCTTTCCCCTCGCGAACTGGCGGTGCGCTTCACCGACGAGAAGCGTTACTTTGTGTCGGAAGCCACGGTTTACCGCCTCTTGAAAGCGCACGACCTGATCACCAGTCCGGCCTACACCGTGATCAAGGCCGCCGACCAGTTCCACACGAAGACCACCCGGCCAAACGAGATGTGGCAGACAGACTTCACCTACTTCAAGATCATCGGGTGGGGCTGGATGTACCTCTCGACCGTGCTCGACGACTTCTCGCGCTACATCATTGCCTGGAAGCTGTGCACCAACATGCGCGCCGAGGACGTCATCGACACGCTCGACCTCGCCCTAGCGGCTTCCGGCTGCGATCATGCCACGGTGCTGCACAAGCCGCGGCTGCTCAGCGACAACGGCCCCAGCTATATCGCCGGTGAACTGGCCGAGTACATCCAGGCCAACAAGATGAGCCATGTGCGTGGTGCCCCATGCCATCCGCAGACCCAGGGCAAGATCGAGCGCTGGCACCAGACCTTGAAGAACCGCATCCTGCTGGAAAACTACTTCCTGCCCGGCGACCTCGAGGCCCAGATCGAGGCCTTCGTCGAACACTACAACCACCGACGTTACCATGAGAGCCTGGCCAACGTGACACCCGTCGACGCCTACTTCGGCAGGGCTGCGGCCATCCTCAAACAACGCGAAAGGATCAAGCGACAGACGATCGAATATCGACGCTTGCAGCACCGCAAGCTCGCCGCCTAACATCAAACCCCAGACGAGGCCCGCACTCCGCTATTTTACGCCGCGATCTGTGCCAAATGTTTCGACGACGGACAGTCTCATGATGCCCGAACCCGCTGAAGCCTTGCGCGTGTTCAGCAAGCTGCGCGGGTTGGGCGTTGAAATCTCTATCGACGACTTCGGCACCGGATATTCCAATTTGCGGTACTTGGAGCGTTTCCCGCTCACGGAGATCAAGATCGATCGCAGTTTCGTACGCGATGTCGAGCACAGCTCAGCCAAGCAGGTGATCGTCGAGACTATCATCAAGCTGAGCAAGGCGCTGAACATCCGCGTTGTCGCCGAAGGGATCGAGACCGAGGCGGAGTTCTCCTTCATGAGGTCGCTAGGCTGTTCGGTCGGCCAAGGTTATCTCTTTTCGCGCCCGCTTGATGCCAGCGCTTTTGACGATTTTATTGAGAACCACGCTATCTCGAGTGGAATATCTCAGCGCAGCAACCTTCTGACCTAGCTTGATGAAATTGTTCCCAGATTAAGGCAGGTCGTCCAAAATCTAGGGGTTCCGAGCGGTACACTCGACTACATTGGCATCGACAAAGCTGCGGTCCAATGTCTATTTCCGGCTGTCTGAAACCTGCCGGTCGTTCATTTGCGCGTTGCGCATCCGATTTCTCTCAGGATGACTGGTCTGCCATGCCGACCTGGACGGCATCGAGGCCAAGCCACCTCGCCATCCGATCGAGTTCAATCATGAGGCGTTCCAGCGCGTCCGCAGGCGCGTCCGGTTCGAGGGTGATGCGATGCGCAAGCAGCACGCCGGTCTGGCGGTCTGCCTTGAGATCGACGCGGGCGACCAGCGCTTCATTCATCAAGAAAGGCAGGACGTAATAGCCATGGGTACGCTTGTCTTGTGGGGCGTAGATTTCGAGGCGGTAGCGGAACCCGAACAGGCGCTCGGTGCGACTGCGCTCCCAGATCAGAGGGTCGAATGGTGCGAGCAACGCCGCACCATTCACGCGACGCGGCAGGCGGGCGTCGCGATGCATCCAGGCCTTCTGGCTCCAGCCTTCGACCCGCACGGGGATGAGAATAGCCGCCTCGGCCAACGCAGTGATCGCATGATCCGCCTCTTCGGGTTTCAGGCGAAAATAATCGCGCAAGTCCGCGACCGTCGCGACGCCGAGCGCACGAGCACTGCGTTCGATCAATGTGCGCTGTGCGCTTGCGGCGTCCGGTGTTGCGAGGTCGAGAACGGCTTTGGGCAACACGCGTTCGGGTAGATCATACACACGCGCAAAACTGCTGCGGCGCGTGGCCGTGGTGATCTGGCCCGACCAGAACAGCCATTCGAGAGCGTGCTTGGTGTGGCTCCATTCCCACCAACCGCTTTTGCTCGATCCGTTCTCGAAATCAGCCGCTGTCATCGGTCCTTCCGCGATGATCCGGTCTAGCACGGCCTGTGCTTCAGGCCGGCGTTCAGTCGCGAAGCGCTTCAGGGCCGGATAACCGATCTCGCCCCGCTCGGCGCGCGCCATCCGCCAGCGCAGCAGCGGATGAAGATCGAGCGGCAGAAGCGAGGCTTCGTGCGCCCAATATTCAAACATGCGGCGCTGCTGTTTGGCGCCCCAGGCATCCAGTTCAAGCAGCGTTCGATCATAGCCGCCGAGCCGCGAGAAGGCGGGAAGATAGTGCGCACGAGCCAGAACGTTGACGCTGTCGATCTGGAACAGTCCCAGGCGATCAAGCGATCTGCAAAGATGTGCGCGGGTCGGCTTTTCGGGCAGACGAGCACCGAACCCCTGCGCAGCGAGCGCGATCCGGCGTGCTTCGTCGAGAGAAAGGGTGGTCGTCACTGACGCTTGCCTGGCGATGCCTGTGCGGCGCGTCAATCGCTTTGGCCATCAGCCAATCGGCGCCCGCGCGTCGGCTCCCGCCGACAAAGCGATCATTCTGCGCACCCAGCTCCTTCTTCGGGAGCGGACATAAGACGGGTCGGTTTGTGGCCGTTGTTTCATAACGGGCAAGACGATCCCGCCCGTCGACGTTGCGACGGGCGGTTTTGAACATCCGATGCTCAATGCTGCGGCTGGGTAGCGTCGTCAGATTTATTGGCTGTCGCCGCCCCGGAGCCGGTGACCGAACCCGTGCCGCTGGCCCCGGCCGTAACCGATCTGGCATTACCAAGAGCGCCCTGCGTCGTGCCGGTCGCGGCAGCGGTTGCCTGGCCAGCGATGCTACCGGCAGCATCGGTCCCGACCCCCCGGAGCGCGACGTTCGCGCTGCGATCGATCGACTGGCTGGCGCTGGCCGAACCGCTGCTGTTCAGGAGGGGGCCAGCTGGGCCCGAAGCGGAGGTCGCGCTGCTCACCGTCCCGGCAAGCGTGCCTGCCAGGCCGGCATCCGCGCCGGCGGAACCGGAGCGCGCGTCAATCGAATTGCTGGCGTGCGCATTACCAGAGCCGCTTACCGAACCGGTCAGCTTCTGCGTTGCTGAGCCGAGCGACCCCACCGAGCCGCCGAGCGAACCCGCGCCATTGAGTGCGCCGGAGGCAGCCCCACTCACACTGCCGACCGGACCGCCGCCACCGCCGAGCAGTTGTGCCTGTGCCGGGAGAGTTGTTATGGCGATGGCGAAGCTGGCCGAAAGGATGGTGCGTTTCATGGTT encodes:
- a CDS encoding EAL domain-containing protein is translated as MMPEPAEALRVFSKLRGLGVEISIDDFGTGYSNLRYLERFPLTEIKIDRSFVRDVEHSSAKQVIVETIIKLSKALNIRVVAEGIETEAEFSFMRSLGCSVGQGYLFSRPLDASAFDDFIENHAISSGISQRSNLLT
- a CDS encoding winged helix-turn-helix domain-containing protein, which codes for MTTTLSLDEARRIALAAQGFGARLPEKPTRAHLCRSLDRLGLFQIDSVNVLARAHYLPAFSRLGGYDRTLLELDAWGAKQQRRMFEYWAHEASLLPLDLHPLLRWRMARAERGEIGYPALKRFATERRPEAQAVLDRIIAEGPMTAADFENGSSKSGWWEWSHTKHALEWLFWSGQITTATRRSSFARVYDLPERVLPKAVLDLATPDAASAQRTLIERSARALGVATVADLRDYFRLKPEEADHAITALAEAAILIPVRVEGWSQKAWMHRDARLPRRVNGAALLAPFDPLIWERSRTERLFGFRYRLEIYAPQDKRTHGYYVLPFLMNEALVARVDLKADRQTGVLLAHRITLEPDAPADALERLMIELDRMARWLGLDAVQVGMADQSS
- a CDS encoding IS3 family transposase (programmed frameshift), which gives rise to MKPKPSLRKSPTKASAEAVVKDIRRQTRRHFSAEDKIRIVLDGLRGEDSIAELCRLEGIAQSLYYTWSKEFMEAGKRRLAGDTARSATTGEVQDLRREARALKECVADLTLENRLLKKHDCGWGRRRMSYPASEKLEIIRIVEQSHLPAKRTLDKLGIPRRTFYRWYDRYLEGGPEALEDRPSAPSRVWNRITEDIRAQIVEMALDATELSPRELAVRFTDEKRYFVSEATVYRLLKAHDLITSPAYTVIKAADQFHTKTTRPNEMWQTDFTYFKIIGWGWMYLSTVLDDFSRYIIAWKLCTNMRAEDVIDTLDLALAASGCDHATVLHKPRLLSDNGPSYIAGELAEYIQANKMSHVRGAPCHPQTQGKIERWHQTLKNRILLENYFLPGDLEAQIEAFVEHYNHRRYHESLANVTPVDAYFGRAAAILKQRERIKRQTIEYRRLQHRKLAA